A single genomic interval of Spinacia oleracea cultivar Varoflay chromosome 6, BTI_SOV_V1, whole genome shotgun sequence harbors:
- the LOC110797628 gene encoding flavonoid 3'-O-methyltransferase FOMT: MEEETTIYQAMQLTTAIALPMALKTAMDLGLLEIMDKAGPSTHLSPSDIAARVDPNTNDHTRMVQMVDRILRLLSSHSVVYCSVVEDEHNQNDGQVQRLYTLAPLSRYFLQSKDDQGSLAPMFSTINDKFMTNVWYYMKDAILEGEVAVVKAYGKDPKEAIEKDERFASIFYDAMREFNPLFINKVLKEYKGFEGLNSVVDVGGGNGQILKAIISKYPTITGINFDLPIVIEKQPIHPGIEHVAGDMLTSIPTGDAIFMKWVLKNLDDKQCLNVLKNCYTALPEGGKLMLVELVIPDIPDSSITSRSVFQFDVYLTNMNAGGKERTAGEFQALAKAAGFSGIKAMVRAYDMTLLEFHKTASTN; this comes from the exons ATGGAGGAAGAAACTACAATCTATCAAGCCATGCAATTGACGACCGCAATCGCATTACCTATGGCATTGAAGACTGCCATGGATCTCGGCCTCCTCGAGATCATGGATAAAGCAGGGCCTAGTACTCATCTTTCTCCTTCCGACATTGCTGCTCGTGTTGATCCTAATACGAACGACCACACCCGGATGGTACAGATGGTTGATCGCATCCTTCGACTCCTCAGCTCTCACTCTGTTGTGTATTGCTCGGTAGTTGAGGATGAGCACAACCAGAACGACGGTCAAGTCCAGAGGCTATACACTTTAGCTCCTCTTTCGCGCTACTTCCTTCAAAGTAAAGATGATCAAGGTTCTTTAGCACCCATGTTCAGTACGATCAACGACAAGTTCATGACCAACGTCTG GTACTACATGAAAGACGCGATTCTTGAAGGGGAAGTTGCAGTGGTTAAAGCATATGGCAAGGATCCCAAGGAAGCTATCGAGAAAGACGAAAGATTTGCTTCAATCTTCTATGATGCTATGAGAGAGTTCAATCCCTTGTTTATAAACAAAGTTCTGAAAGAGTACAAGGGATTTGAAGGACTGAATTCAGTTGTGGATGTGGGAGGTGGAAATGGACAAATCCTAAAAGCAATCATATCAAAGTACCCAACAATTACAGGCATCAACTTCGATTTGCCAATAGTAATTGAAAAGCAGCCCATCCATCCTGGTATCGAGCACGTTGCAGGCGACATGCTCACCAGCATTCCTACAGGAGATGCAATATTCATGAAG TGGGTACTTAAAAACCTAGATGATAAACAGTGCTTGAATGTACTTAAGAACTGCTACACAGCATTACCAGAAGGTGGAAAACTCATGCTAGTGGAGCTTGTAATACCAGATATTCCAGACAGTAGCATTACCAGCCGAAGTGTGTTTCAGTTTGATGTGTACCTGACAAATATGAATGCTGGAGGAAAAGAGAGGACCGCCGGAGAATTTCAGGCACTTGCCAAAGCAGCAGGCTTTTCAGGCATCAAAGCCATGGTTCGGGCTTACGATATGACTCTTCTGGAATTTCATAAAACTGCTAGCACCAACTAA